The following coding sequences are from one Streptomyces dengpaensis window:
- a CDS encoding SDR family oxidoreductase, with the protein MRLLMLGGTEFVGRAVVEAALGRGWDVTVFHRGRHEPPAGVRSLLGDRTAPDGLAALADGAWDVVVDTWSAAPRAVRDAARLLAGRVARYAYVSSCSVYAWAPAAGYAEDAPLVEGAAADAEQTDYARDKQGGELAVLDAFGADEPLLVRAGLILGPYENIGRLPWWLNRVARGGPVLAPGPRDLPLQYVDVRDLAEWTLGAVSAGLSGAYNLVSPSGHTTMGGLLDACVQVTGAQVELRWTDADVVLDAGIEPWTQLPVWVPGGSELHGALHSADVSRAVAAGLRCRPVLSTVSDTWSWLQGLGGVAPVRADRPAVGLDPAVEAKVLGA; encoded by the coding sequence ATGAGACTTCTGATGCTGGGCGGTACGGAGTTCGTGGGGCGGGCGGTCGTCGAGGCGGCGCTCGGCCGTGGCTGGGACGTGACCGTCTTCCACCGTGGCCGCCACGAACCTCCCGCCGGGGTGCGGTCGTTGCTGGGTGACCGCACCGCGCCCGACGGGCTCGCGGCGCTTGCCGACGGTGCGTGGGATGTCGTCGTCGACACCTGGTCGGCGGCGCCGCGGGCCGTCCGCGACGCGGCGCGGCTGCTGGCGGGCCGTGTCGCGCGGTACGCGTACGTATCGAGCTGCTCCGTGTACGCGTGGGCTCCGGCCGCCGGGTACGCCGAGGACGCGCCCCTCGTGGAGGGAGCCGCCGCGGACGCGGAACAGACCGACTACGCGCGGGACAAGCAGGGCGGGGAGCTGGCCGTGCTCGACGCCTTCGGGGCGGATGAGCCGCTGCTCGTGCGGGCCGGGTTGATCCTCGGGCCGTACGAGAACATCGGGCGGTTGCCGTGGTGGCTGAACCGCGTCGCGCGGGGCGGTCCCGTCCTCGCGCCCGGGCCGCGCGATCTGCCGCTCCAGTACGTCGATGTCCGGGACCTCGCCGAGTGGACGCTCGGGGCGGTGTCGGCGGGGCTGAGCGGGGCGTACAACCTCGTCAGTCCTTCGGGGCATACGACGATGGGGGGTCTGCTCGACGCGTGCGTTCAGGTCACCGGGGCCCAGGTGGAGCTCCGGTGGACCGATGCCGACGTCGTCCTCGACGCCGGGATCGAGCCGTGGACTCAGCTGCCGGTGTGGGTGCCGGGTGGGAGCGAGCTCCACGGCGCTCTGCACTCGGCGGACGTCTCCCGCGCGGTCGCTGCCGGGCTCCGGTGCCGGCCCGTCCTGTCGACCGTTTCCGACACCTGGAGCTGGCTCCAGGGCCTCGGCGGGGTTGCGCCCGTGCGGGCCGATCGACCGGCCGTGGGATTGGACCCGGCAGTGGAGGCGAAGGTCCTGGGGGCGTGA
- a CDS encoding winged helix-turn-helix domain-containing protein encodes MATTRPFSTATSPNGSRHRLRAVDRDEVVDVSELLPPGATWLPAPQHTLPVLPGQPPMIGYLVLVPADQQSVPSVAAPEPEPEPEPRPSAAADGDEPLVRVDTVQRTADVDGRPLDLTYLEFELLAHLVAHPHRVHTRDQLVTTVWGYGHVGDGRTVDVHVARLRRKLGAQHRKAIQTVRRVGYKYTPPTGR; translated from the coding sequence ATGGCGACCACTCGTCCTTTCTCCACCGCCACCTCCCCGAACGGTTCCCGGCACCGGCTGCGGGCCGTCGACCGGGACGAGGTGGTGGACGTCTCGGAGCTTCTGCCGCCGGGTGCCACCTGGCTGCCCGCTCCCCAGCACACCCTGCCCGTCCTGCCGGGGCAGCCGCCGATGATCGGCTACCTGGTCCTCGTACCGGCCGACCAGCAATCCGTGCCGTCGGTCGCGGCGCCGGAGCCGGAGCCCGAGCCGGAGCCCAGGCCGTCCGCGGCCGCCGACGGCGACGAACCGCTCGTGCGCGTCGACACCGTGCAGCGCACCGCCGACGTCGACGGGCGGCCGCTCGATCTCACCTACCTGGAGTTCGAACTGCTCGCGCATCTCGTCGCGCATCCCCACCGGGTCCACACCCGCGACCAGTTGGTCACCACAGTGTGGGGCTACGGGCACGTGGGCGACGGGCGGACCGTCGACGTCCATGTCGCCCGGCTGCGGCGCAAGCTCGGGGCGCAGCACCGGAAAGCGATCCAGACGGTACGTCGGGTGGGGTACAAGTACACGCCGCCGACCGGCCGTTGA